GAGCCGGGCGAGGGCGCCGAACAGCGCGTAGCGGTTGCTGTCGCGGATCTCGCCCTCGGCGAGTGGCTGACCCAGCCCGCGCAGCTCGTCGCCGGTGGACAGAAAGGCGACGCGCGGACGGCGCAGCACTTCGACCTCGACGCAGCCGAGCGAGGCGAGCAGGCCGAGGTCCGCGGGCGAGAGGCGGTGGCCGCCGGTCAGGGCTGCCGTGCCGCGCGCGAGATCCTCTCCCGCGCGGCGGATGTTCTGCCCCGGCCGCTGCGTACCGGAGACCGTGACGCGTGCGTCGGTCACGCTGACCGCTTCCTGGACGACGACGGTATCCGCGCCCGGCGGGATCAGGGCGCCGGTGGTGATGCGCGCGCACTCGCCAGGGCCGATGGCGGCCGGGCGGCCGCCGCCTGCGAGCGACTGGCCGACGAGGCGCAGCGCAACGCTGCGTTCCGCCTGGGCCGGCAGATCCTCGGCGCGCAGCGCATAACCATCCATGGCCGAATTGTCGTGCGGGGGCACATCGACGCCGCTGATCACGTCGACGGCCAGTATCCGGCCCAGCGCCGCGCGCAGGGGCACCCGCTCGCGGTCCGCGAGCGGGCGGATGGCATCGATTATGCGCGCAAGCGCGGCGTCGAAGGGCAGTGCGTCGTCGCGCGGGGCCTGGCAGCCGGCTTCACGGTGGGCGTTCATGGCGTGGTGCTCCGTTGCGCGGCAGGCGGTCGCAGGCGGGTTTCGAGAGCGGCCAGCGCGCCCGCGTCGTTGACATTGACGAACGCGTCGGCGATATCCGCGCAGTCGGCGGCGACCCAGTGCGTGCGTTCGAGCCAGTGCCCGGCCTTGCGCTCGCCGGCGGCGAGGAAGGCCTCGAGCGATCCGCGCACGCCGGTCCTCAGCAGGGCGAATACGGGGTGCAGGCGCTCGCCGTCGTGCACCACGGCGACATCCGCGCGCGCAGTCGATAGCGCGCGGTACAGGCGCTCGGCAAGGTCAGGCGGCAGCAGCGGGCCGTCGCAGGGTGTGGCCAGCAGCAGCGGTGTGTCGATCTGCGCTAGCGCGCCGGCGATACCGGCGAGCGGCCCCTGGAATCCGCCCAGGCGGTCGCCCACCACCGGCAGGCCGAGCAGGCGCCCATAGGCATCCTGATTGCGGTTGGCGTTGACGATGACCCGGCCGACCTGGGGCTGCAGGCGGTCGAGCACCCAGGCGGCCATCGGCCGGCCGCCGAGCGGCGTCAACCCCTTGTCCTGCCCGCCCATGCGTCGGCCCAGGCCGCCG
The Acidihalobacter prosperus DNA segment above includes these coding regions:
- the moeA gene encoding molybdopterin molybdotransferase MoeA, producing the protein MNAHREAGCQAPRDDALPFDAALARIIDAIRPLADRERVPLRAALGRILAVDVISGVDVPPHDNSAMDGYALRAEDLPAQAERSVALRLVGQSLAGGGRPAAIGPGECARITTGALIPPGADTVVVQEAVSVTDARVTVSGTQRPGQNIRRAGEDLARGTAALTGGHRLSPADLGLLASLGCVEVEVLRRPRVAFLSTGDELRGLGQPLAEGEIRDSNRYALFGALARLGVDAYDLGTVADRPEALRATLARAADGHDVIISTGGVSVGDADHTRDVLATLGGIDFWRIAMRPGRPLAFGHIGGTLFFGLPGNPVAVMTSFYQLVRPALGRLAGGHTHGPRRLRARALEAIGKRPGRTEFLRGILQQDINGEPCVRLTGPQGSGILRSMSLANCFIVLGHASGPVEPGQWIDVEPFDDCM
- the mobA gene encoding molybdenum cofactor guanylyltransferase MobA: MPPLPPDVRARITAVILAGGLGRRMGGQDKGLTPLGGRPMAAWVLDRLQPQVGRVIVNANRNQDAYGRLLGLPVVGDRLGGFQGPLAGIAGALAQIDTPLLLATPCDGPLLPPDLAERLYRALSTARADVAVVHDGERLHPVFALLRTGVRGSLEAFLAAGERKAGHWLERTHWVAADCADIADAFVNVNDAGALAALETRLRPPAAQRSTTP